The sequence below is a genomic window from Phoenix dactylifera cultivar Barhee BC4 chromosome 16, palm_55x_up_171113_PBpolish2nd_filt_p, whole genome shotgun sequence.
ttattcgtcgagaagatcttggatacttatacagatcaaaaaattcaaataataccttctggttaGCTATTTTGAATGAAGTTCTGAGTTGTTACACAAATATAAAGACGCTCGAGAGATCAAACAACACCGGCATCATAAATGTAAATGTAAAGAGCACTCTTGGATAGGTGTTCCCcaactttttctttccttccttccttctttctttctctctgtttTCTAAGTACAAAACGTGATTAGAGGCCCTGAAAACTGTAATAATCGACTAGTCACACCATGATGTAACTCCAAATCTTCCTATAGACATATCAAGCTAACATTGCATAAATGTTCGAATAGCGAAACACTACGAGTGGCTTAAAGTACTTTTCAGCTAATGTGTACCATATCAGAACCCTTTGCCCGATTGGTGGGACGCATGTCACGTGTTAGACCGTAGGTCTCACTGACTACTTAACCTACACCAGCCTCCAACCTTAGTGGTGAAGTAGGATTAACCAAACACTTGACCCCTTCTTGCATGATGGAGCAGGTGGGCACCTTTGGTCTGGGCATGTTTTCTCCATAGCTTGACGCATAATAATAGCGATGATGCATGACAACATGCCATGTCTCCCAACAGTTTTAGAGGAAGTTGGTTGGGATCTCCATAGCTCGACACATAATAATAGTGATGATGCATGACAACATGCCATGTCTCCCAACAGTTTGAGAAAGTTGGTTGGGACATGGATGTGCTTGGAAGTGGGATTGGGGGAGATGCGATCCATAGATGCTAGTTCAtcttgtaacaacccaagacctcatccAAACTGGCCAATGAGAAGGTATATCTAGAGCGtgcttgatcctatataagtattcaagaactccgcacggatcctcacatactcgtCCGTTGAAGCACTCACGTTCTTTTCggactaagggttcaaatctgaTCACAAGCACCGCAGTTGAGCCGGGGTCAGGTTCGCATGGGCCATGAGTTGCatctgctctgatactatttataacaacttagtcctgtataagcaTCAGCTTCCGATGAATAAtagatgtgagactaaatacatgcccatATGGATCCTCACATATGTTACTTATCACTAATGCACGTTGCTAGACTGCTTCACATTgcgattttgaaatttttcagcTGTTCTAAGTACGTCTAGATTACGTGAAAGAGATCACCTATAATTCTTGTGACAAGGAATTAAGATcatgtttatctttttttttattttatttttagatcagATCGGTGGACAATATTGGGCTAGTACCCCCAAACTTCCTAAAATTTGGTAAGAAAGTTCCATCAACgcgtctctctctttcttctttttttgcctGTAGATAACCTCTTTCCTGTTTCTTAGGAGTAACGTTTTGATCAGCATCATGTTAATCTCTATACAAAATTGgataatgatttcttcttagAGATACTTAATGCTCCGATTTGAGTAATGTTCTATTCATGCCCATATCTTGAAGTTGCTCGGCGGCCAAAACCATGGAACATCAGATATTTTTACATCATAGACAATTGGCAAGAGAATTAAAGTAGAATTTTACTTACCAAAAACGAAGATTTTTTCTGCTCAACACTTTTGGATAATCCATATGACAGCTAAGACTTGCacagaatttttttgttgttgtatcCAGATATCCAGGCTTTATAACTTATGCGACTCGATAGAACATTCATAATTCTCCCATTGAACTTCTGTTTAGTTAAAACAATTAAAGTTGCCCTTTTGCATACATAATATGTCAGATTCTACAAAAATGTGCACGTTTGATTCGAATTTGTCGCTCGAATCTATGAACCAACGCATGCATGAAGGCAGATTACCGATGCTTCAGTTTAAACCAAAAGTTGCATCTGAATGTGTAGACGATAACGTAATAACTCGATGCACGTAATGTGATGACCCGTGCGAGcatatgtttagtcctacattggtCATTCGTtggatagattttgggtacttatacgggatcaaggaactcaaataataccttccggctagtcattttgggtgaaATTCTGAATTGTGACAAATAGTATCAAAGCAGGCCCGATTcgtaacctatgtggactagggaacactgcagcacgaatccattggggctgaccataggccgatcgtggtgtttgtgattagatttgaatggatttgaacccttaacctaacgaggacgtcagggttaaacggggggagtatgtgatgACCCGTGCGgggtgtgtttagtctcacatcagttatttgctaggtagatcttgtgtacttatacaggatcaaggaatccaaataatacattccagctagccattttcgatgaggtcctgagttgtgacATTAGTATGATCAAAGTTCATGTATACCATAACAAAACCACCATTTGCAATAGAAGTATAATTGTTTAACATGGAGTAGTAGGTTGTGAATTTTAAGGGACTGGACCACTAATATGGCTAGGACACAAGTAACTGTAGCCAGGGGCTTTAGGCCCACGTTTGGTCTGGTCTCCCACACGAAAGGCACCCCGCTACGTAGGACCAAGTCTTCCAACTTCCTTGTTGGCCTGGGGGACCTAACCTGGTGAAGGATTGATGTTTGATAGGGCTTTGGATAGCTGGTGCCAGTGGCAGCCCTGACATTGAATTAGTTGCAGGATAGGCAACTGCACTGCTGAAATAAAAGGGGATCTTCTTGCTGTCTCCTTAGAGCTAAGATCAGCAAGGTAGGTCTTATTCGGCTTGGATGCAATGCATGAGGATTTATAAGAAAGCTATGTTGTCATCAAGTACATTTTTCTATTTCCTTTTCCACGTTTCTTTTTAGAAAGAAATGAGCTCACATAGAGTACCATAACAATAGACTTGTCATAGGCATGATAGGACTTTTATACATGTTCAAGGGCATCCTAATGTATCATCTCTGTTATGTCTTTTGCAACAGCATCAATTGAGTGCTACAGAAGAAATTTCGGTCTTAGGTTTCTTAAActgaaacatttttccttgaagataaTCTGAAACAATTACTAAACTCAAAGACTTCGTTAatctttatgcatttattttgcCCTCTACTTACTTTTTTTCCATAGTTTCTGTTATCATGTACTGAATTCAATCATCCAGTCTCGACTGCATAGCTACGGTTTTCTATATAATGTTTCATATTTCTGCATCGGATGCGCTAAGTAACCTAAAATCATGTGCGGTTAAGTTGCTCATGCGACGCTTTGTGGTTGTTAAATGGTCATTATCAGAGGTTTGTTCTAAACAACAACCAGTTAGTGGACATGAATCTGCCGTGGGAACCATCCATGTGTCCCAAGAGCTACCCTCCCAAAAATTAACAGCCACTTCCCCCACTTGCAAGAGCGGCAGCAGCACGTACGTAGTGAACAAATAGCATTTACTCTCGCTGGCCACCCTTCATTGTTAGCTTTATATCATGGCCAAAACAAGGAATCCAAGAATTGCCCCCACAGCGCAGCAACCTCCAATAAACTCCATTACAACATACATCTACCCTATGGACTGAAGAAAAGCCTAAAGGAAAAATTAACTTAACCGGACTGTGTTCACCTGCTGAAATAGTAACACTCTGCAGACCCTTTATGAGGACAAGCCAGGCCCATTGATCTGCAATGAAGTTCATATAAACTATATATAACACATCATATTCCAACCGATCAATCAATTAAAAGCTCAGTGCATGCCCTCTCATTGGACGTACTCGATTCATTGATATCATCTCTGATTGGCACTAAACAGATGCTtgcaataccaaaaaaaaaaaagacttcctAATGATCATAAACGTGCGTGTGGcatagaaagagaagaaagaggaattgGAACAGGATTCCTGCCAGCTAAAAAGAAGTGTGGAATGATCGAGTCCTTCCCCTGCCCTGGCCTTTCCTTGTCCACCACTTCACCTTCTCCAAGTTGCGAGGGCGAGTGTGATCGCCCAACTCGACCCATGGATGTGGCCTTTGGTCTGAGGTAAGTCCCGCCCCGAGGAGAGACCGAGCCGGGCCATGGGTCCCTGTCAGGCCTCGTGCCCGGGGATCCCTATGTCCCAACCAAAAGCCACTCCACACAAGCCTTTTATGGCAGACTCCAACCCCTCCATGTTCATACTCCCTACCTTCCTCTGCCCCCCCAACTCTCTCCTCTTGTCCCCACCTTCCCCTCCCTTTCCTCTCCACCTCCCCTAGCTCCTCCCTATGTCCCAACTCCAAAACCAGCATTAACTAGTGTTCAGGGACTCTCCCTCGCCCCTACTTCTCTCGCGGCCAGCTCGCTCTCGAGAAAAGAACATGTGCAGCTCCAGAATCAAGTCAGGCCATGCAGTTGGCCTCGAGGCGGTGGCGCAAATTGATGGAAGGGCAGTCTTGCAGCCTGCTTGCAACCGTATCGCAACCTTGGAGGCCTGCAGGCCGCTGAAGAAGACCTTACAGAAATCCGTTTCTTTGCCTACTTCCTTCCCCATCACTAGCGCCAATTCCGATTTTGATGCTGACGAAACTAAACTCGTTGCCTCTTCGCCCAAGCCTCCCAAGTTCTCGCCGCCGGTGTCTCCCAAGGCGAAGCCTGCCAATGTTGTGCTCAAGCGTGGCAATGACCCCAACGGTCTGAACTCGAGCGGCGAGAAGCCGGCGACACCCAAGGCCTCCACGAAGCCGACTCCGGTGGTGAGGAAGAAATCGAAGAAAACTAGCAGTGCTGGCCAAGGTGGCCCTCCCGTAGAATCCTCCTTGTTTTCGAGCTGTGATAGAGCTCCAGGCAGCATTGCAGCGGCTCAGAGGGAGCAGGCTAGCCTCATCCAAGCCCAGAGGAAGATGAGGATCGCCCATTATGGGCGGACAGCATCAAAGCTTGAAGGGAAGGTAGTCCCAGTGGACTCTTCCAGCAGTGCTAGCCTGGAGGAGAAGAGATGCAGCTTCATAACCTCCTATTCTGGTAATAAATACACCTCTCTTAATGTTGGTTTTTTAATGTATTTTTCCTTGGAGCTTCTCTAGAATTATGGTCATACTTAGCTACTCTCTTTCTGATTGTCTGGCTTGTTATGATGAGTAGACCCACTCTATGTAGCATACCATGATGAGGAGTGGGGAGTTCCAGTCCATGATGACAAGTGAGTCTGcaatccctccctccctccctctctctctctctctctctctctctctctctctctctctctctctgtttggAGGCTAACTACAGTTTTGGAGGTCTGTTGCTGCAGGATGCTGTTTGAATTACTAGTGCTATCTGGTGCTCAGGTTGGATTGGATTGGACTACCATATTGAGGAAAAGGAATGACTTCAGGTAGAATAAAGTGATCGTTTTTGATAAAAACAGAGTGTTGATTTGTGATGTGAATGACAGTTCTGTTTAGGAAAAGAAAGTTGTtgtgattgtttttttttaattattattacgtTGCGTGCACAATTGCAGGGCAGCTTTTGCCGAATTTGATGCAGAAGTGGTCTCCAAGTTCACAGAGAGACAAATGAGCTCCATCAGCTCGGAATATGGGCTGGATTTGGGGAGAGTTAGAGGGACCGTGGACAATGCTAGCCGAATCCTCGAGGTATCTCAACCACCCCTCATTTATCCCCTTTTCTCCTTCTCAGATATATGTTGTTATTGCTGAAACAGAAACTGATGTATAAAAGCATAAAACCACTTTGCTACATGAATCGATAATTATGCATTCTTTATTAAATTGGTCGTTAAACAAAGCCACCTTTTAGAGCTTCATTTTGCCTCTTAGGAATCCTGCTTCTCAGCCTAATCGAGCACcaaaagaaagagggaaaaaaagaaaagaaactgcGGAATCACTCTCGAAGTTTTTTTGTACAAGGAAACCTAGCTCTGGCTGGTGAAAGGCATCATATTGTTGTCTAAGCTAAAAGAAACTTCAATAAACAAAAGAACTTCTGATTAGGTAACCATGTCTATAAAGATGTCTCCAAAAACATTCGCTCGCTTGTGATGACAACCAATGGCAAGGAAGCGAACAGCAGGGAGTCTCTATTATTGATTTTAATACAGTTTTAGTAGGGTAAAGACTTGGCCACATATGTACAACCACACATGCACTCATTATTCTGTTAGCAACCAACATTTACATCTCAGTTAAAAGCGTCACCAACATTTGCTCATTATTCCTAATTATTAAGCTTCTTTTTGATCTGAGAAGTCGCAAGCGTGGCAAAATAGATAAGGTTATTTGAAGAGCAAAAGTGACTTCACACTTACAGAACCCCCTAGATATTTGTGACAATGATTGCACCTTAAGGGAAAGACTTGTTTCCAGCCAAAATGAAAGCTGACAAGACTTAACTAATCCCAAACTCTGAATCATTTGTTTATCTTCTGAGTTCTGCTACAAGTTTTGAACTAATCATGCAATGCATGTGCCGGTCTTGGAGCAGGTGAGGAAGGAGTTTGGATCCTTGGACAAGTATCTATGGGGGTTCGTGAACTCCAAGCCCATCTCCACCAATTACAAGACATGCAGGAAGATCCCGGTCAAGACCTCCAAATCCGAGTCCATCAGCAAAGACATGGTCCGCCGGGGCTTCCGGTTCGTCGGCCCAACCGTCGTCCATTCCTTCATGCAGGCCGCCGGTCTCACCAACGACCACCTCATCACGTGCCCCCGCCACCTCTACTGCTCCtccatcgccgccgccgccgccgccgccgcccattGACAACCCCAACCATCTTTACCCTTCGATCTAACCAccacaataaatatatatatatatatattatatatatatatatcttagtATTAGCCTTAGCTTTCTTTGTTTGGGTTAGCAAAGAATCTAATGGGGAGCGACCGGTAGTGTACAGTCTTTGTTGTGAAGCGTTGTGAACTTTTTCTCAGTGACAGGGATGGATGAGGCGATGAGGAAGGAGGGTTGCGGGGGGCTGCATGTGGCGAGGGGACAGAGAGCACGTGGGGTGGCAGGCAGCTTCACATTTGTGTGGCAGAAGGGCTTTTTCCTTCGGCCGTGCATGTGACCACAACACGCTTCATTATTCCCCATTGTCATCCCCCCCAGCTCGACTTCATCCCTTTAACAGGCTGTGAGAAGACGAGAGGACCCACCAATGGCGTTCGCCACTAGCCATCCTTGGCTTAATGGGGGTGTTATTCCTCATTCTCTTCTgagttctctttctttctctctctctctttctttctaggTTGGTGCTTGCTTGCTTGTTAGAAAAGAGTTGTGACATTTCCACTGGTCTAAATGCTTTTTGGCTTAAAGGAAATGAAGCCCCTCTTGGTGGTGGGATGGATGGGCTGGCTCTCTGGAGGTCAAGTGGGGGTTTTAGATGTTGTCATGTGGGTGTGCAGTTTGCTTAACAGATAGTGtatactcttttcttttctttcctttcctttagaCATCTGTAAAAGAATCCTTTTCCATGTGCTCTCCCTTCTCTTTTGGGTTACCTTTGCTCCTTCCTTGTAGCCAATTATTGGTACGTGTTTATGGTGATAAGTTATGCCTGGAAGAGCATCTTGCTGTTAGTTGGGCAATAACTCTCTCCTAAACAGCATGTAGACCTACCTTAGCTTCGCT
It includes:
- the LOC103713352 gene encoding uncharacterized protein LOC103713352 isoform X1, which gives rise to MCSSRIKSGHAVGLEAVAQIDGRAVLQPACNRIATLEACRPLKKTLQKSVSLPTSFPITSANSDFDADETKLVASSPKPPKFSPPVSPKAKPANVVLKRGNDPNGLNSSGEKPATPKASTKPTPVVRKKSKKTSSAGQGGPPVESSLFSSCDRAPGSIAAAQREQASLIQAQRKMRIAHYGRTASKLEGKVVPVDSSSSASLEEKRCSFITSYSDPLYVAYHDEEWGVPVHDDKMLFELLVLSGAQVGLDWTTILRKRNDFRAAFAEFDAEVVSKFTERQMSSISSEYGLDLGRVRGTVDNASRILEVRKEFGSLDKYLWGFVNSKPISTNYKTCRKIPVKTSKSESISKDMVRRGFRFVGPTVVHSFMQAAGLTNDHLITCPRHLYCSSIAAAAAAAAH
- the LOC103713352 gene encoding uncharacterized protein LOC103713352 isoform X2, with the protein product MCSSRIKSGHAVGLEAVAQIDGRAVLQPACNRIATLEACRPLKKTLQKSVSLPTSFPITSANSDFDADETKLVASSPKPPKFSPPVSPKAKPANVVLKRGNDPNGLNSSGEKPATPKASTKPTPVVRKKSKKTSSAGQGGPPVESSLFSSCDRAPGSIAAAQREQASLIQAQRKMRIAHYGRTASKLEGKVVPVDSSSSASLEEKRCSFITSYSAYHDEEWGVPVHDDKMLFELLVLSGAQVGLDWTTILRKRNDFRAAFAEFDAEVVSKFTERQMSSISSEYGLDLGRVRGTVDNASRILEVRKEFGSLDKYLWGFVNSKPISTNYKTCRKIPVKTSKSESISKDMVRRGFRFVGPTVVHSFMQAAGLTNDHLITCPRHLYCSSIAAAAAAAAH